ACCTGAGCATTGGTTCCCATATCAGGCGCAGGGACATCAGTATTAATTCCAATTAGGTCATGGATTTTCTGCGTGAAAACACGTGTAAGGCGCTCCAGTTCGCTTAAACTTAACTCTTTTGGTATGCAGCCAATCCCACCCTTTGCTCCCCCGTATGGAATATCTGCTACCGCAGTCTTCCAAGTCATTAGTTGAGCAAGGGCGTTCACCTCATCAAGATCAACCTTGTAAAAGAAACTTAAGCCATTTCAGAGCAAATTCTACTTCTGGAAAACAACAAATACTGTAAAGACGTAAGTAGCACAAACATGGAGTCGGTGTACACTGAAATACAACAGCTAGCCTCCATGTTTATCGTTCCTACTAAATCTCCTTGTACTTTTTTTCACTTACAATCTTTCCACACTTACATATAACCGTTATTAAATGGCATACCAATGTTATACAGCTTGAAAAAAGTTTATTCGGACAAGACAACAAAAAGAGTACTACATTTCGaaatttattaaagaaagaacacaaattaaaaataacctCGGGGTGGTATCTGATTCCTCCTTTCATGGGTCCACGAGCATTATCATGTTGTACTCTAAATCCAACATAGGAAACAAGCGTTCCATCATCCTTGGGAATTGTGCATTCCACCTGATCAAATTGTAAATCGATCAAACAATGTGCTTCATAACCAAATAAACAAACGATATCTCCACCTGCTTGTTTAAGCTTTTGAGTGAACCATTATACATTTCAACGAGATCCACAAATCTCCACAAACATATCAAAATGTCCActctttgatatttttttcacagACTTCAACACATTTCAGTACAACGTACTCCAATGTGATCTCACAAGTGGAGTCAGAGTAGGGTGGGGTGTGACAGACCTTCCCCTCCCTTCTGTgagaggtagagaggttgtttcagATAATACTCGGCTCAAGAAAATAAGTTTGAGTTCTTTCACAACAATACCCTTCTCCACCTTAGATTTAACAAGAACAtagaattcataaaaaaaaattgaaactttacaGACATTAATACATTTCAGTTCAACATACTCTCTGTGATCCCGCAAGAGGGGTCTAGAAAAGTGTCTGCTGTGCCAGACCTTACTCCTACCTTCTATGAGGTAGAGAGACTCTTTCTGACTAAACCCTCGgctcaagaaaataaatttgagttCTTTTACAAAAAGACCCTTCTCCACCTTACATTCCATTCGAacatgaaaatcataaaaaagattaaaacttCGGAGACATTAACACATTTCAGTAAAAATATCCAGTGTGATCCCATGGGTCCGGGACACATCTGACCCCTACCTTTTCTgaggtagagaggctgttttCCGTTAAACCTCgtgtcaagaaaataaattcgaGTTTTCTCCACCTTAGATTCAATACGAACATGAAATTCTcaaaaaagattgaaactttacacatatatacatttctgcacactaaaaaaaaaatgagttcttTCTGAACAAAACCCCTTTTCCACCTTAGATTTTCAATCATAAcataaaattcttcaaaaaagattgaaactttacACTAATATACATCACAGTACACTAATATTGATCATTTCATACTAAAATAGAAACTTTTGAGTTCTTTCAGAAAAAAACCCCTTTTCCACCTTAGATTTTCAAACATAACatgaaatattcaaaaaagattgaaactttacACTAATATACATCACATTACACTAATATATATCACTTCACACTAATATTGATCACTTCAcactaaaattcaaaaaattgactTCTTTCATAACAAAACCTCTTTTCCACCTTAGATTTTCAAACATAACatgaaattcttcaaaaaagattgaaactttacACTAATATACATCATTTTTATACCTTAATTTCTCTAAAAGGGATCAAAAGACTCTTTTCAAGTTTGGAGTCCAATCCAAGAATCCTAGCTGCTTGGCGAAAATTTCTGTTTGTAGCTGCAAGTGCATTCATGGCTGCTCTCTATATTCTTGAgaaaaaaacaacccaaaaaCCTAGTAGGATCAAAAgattatgaagagaaaaaaaaaatgataaaaaaacaaaaaatgggAATTTTCTTAATGCTAAATTCTTGAAGTAGTACTACTTTTATATAGTAAGTAGAGTGATTGAGGGGTTTTAGGTTAATCACAAAATAAGTggaaattattgaaaataaatttgatttttttcttctttttgtgatAATTACAAATGGATCACGAGCTCCTTGGGACTTTGCACAACCATATATTCTcctattttttctcatttttatttttatcatttttggtccaaattaatattgataattaGAGTTAATACATCAAAAACCTCTCTAAATTAATCATGTTCATAAGTTTAAAACTTGAATTATGGAGTGTCATTGttagatttcatttttttggtatattgtgagagctaaaaaaaaaagatcaaaagagatttatgtgacattttacatattttttcattattattttatcaaaatttgtttatttcaaatatCACAAAGGTTAtcactaaaatttatcaatgttTCTATATATCAATTTTGCATTATAATTCTAGCATGACAAACATGTGATCAAATGATCCTTTaattatgaaggaaaatgtcTTAATAAGTTAATGGAgtacaagaaaataattaaaacatgaaGTACATATTCTAAATAGTAACATATCTAGGGACTTTGTTCTAGTTTGGCCATTttaaattgcaaaaaaaaattgtcattcgATTTTTTAGATCCCATGAATCAAAAGACATAACATGAGTTAACGTAGCAAAATCTTGAGTCTATGCCCCTAAATCTCTCCCACAAACCCTAAAACGCGTCTAACATTCAACACTTGGGGTTTGCTTAACTATTTTGATTGAATCACGTGTCGGATTTTTTAATTAGCACTATTTACCTTCAAATTCTTTAACAAATGACTAATAAAAGTgcaatagaaaagaaaattataacaCAATTTATGGaacgatttttttttgtattttgattaaCAATTTACCTGAAGAATTACAATTGAAAGGAAATACCGAAAATGAGTTCAAATATGTTGAATCTTATCCAACTTCATGCGATTGATAcctagaaaagaaaaagagatgaaAGAGGTTATAAGGAAGAAGACGATAAAAACGAGGTGAAAACAAAGAGGAAAGGGGTTTGAATAAGATACCGAAAAACTAGTAACGCATGTAGCTCCCATCTGGGGGTTTATTATAGGCTCTTCAATAGATTATCCGAGATCATTAAATATGAGCTAATATAAGTCGTCAATTTGTAGGACACGTGTCATAATTCTATTCGTCGTTtctttattcttcaattaacaaatatattcaaTTCATTTATCGTCTTTGTTACTTCAAATAATCTTTGCTTAAAGGATGAAATTGAAACTTCCAAATTTGGGAAATCATTTACCGCATCAATACCTCACCGTTGTACAACATTCCTTCTGTTGAACATCATCCATGTTATCTAGGATGTTAAATACCACCAAGATCAAAAGAAACATCCAAACATTTTCGGCAAGCTTAGCTAAATTAGACCCAAAGACCTTAAGACCGACCCAAACCTAAGACATGACTCTAACTTGGGACTCAATACCCAACCCTAACATTAATCAAGGACCAAGATTCCATCCCAATTAGGGACCTGAGACCTAATAGGACATGATACTCAAGACATGACCCCTACCCGTAACTTGATCTAAGACTAGGGACCTGATATCGACCCCAATAATTTGAAACTCGAGATTAGACCCCAAATTGGAACTTGGGATCTAACCCTAGGAGACTTAATACTAACCCCAACTTGAAATTTGACCCCAACATATGATCCAACTTGGGACTCAGTACATGGCATTGACCAGTCGATTCTTATATTAGACCACGTCCTTCTAAGACTCAGCATTTAACCCCGACCCGAGATTAAAGCTTGACCTAAGATTCGACTCCAACCCGAGACCCAAGCTTCATTCCCAACTTGAGACCCAAGCCTAAGCCTAAGCAGAGACCTAACCCAAGACTCGAGACTTGACCTTGACCCGGGACTTAAAGTGGACCCTAACTCGAGACTTGAATTGGACCCTAACCAAGGACCTAAATAAGATTGAGAATCAATACCTAGGTACTGgcctttgactttgatcttgaTACTAACCCGAGACCCAAAATTTAACTCTAATCTAATATTAACTCGATTGAGACCCAACCCTGACTTGAACTTAACCCTTATCCTAAACTTGAGACCCAACCTCGACTTGAGATATGAAACCTCATGGGACTCTGTACATGAGACATGACCCTCACCCTAGTCAAAGACCTGAGGCTCAACCCCGACCTAAGACCCTAAACCTAACTTGGGACTTAGAATCAAGTCTTGACCCTGATATGGGACTCAAGATCCAATATCGACCCTAATTTGAAACCGAGATTTGACCCTAATTTTGAACTTGTGATCTAATCTTGAATCGAGCCTCAACCCAACCTCGAGCTGAGACCCTTACCTTGACATGTGATCAAAGAACTGACCTGATATGTGACTCGAGATTTAATCCCACTagatatgaagaaaaatatttaatcaaaatcTTTGATTAATAAAGATAGAAAATGGGTTGAAACTGGAAAATAAACGGGGCTTAGTTGACAATCATTTTAAACTGGATAATGCTTGAACGGATTAAAATTTGTCCAGTTTTAATTTATCATAAGGATTTGTTAAGTTATTTAGACTATTTGTTCCATGACTAGCtcttcatttttgttatttcttttttgtatctttgGACTAATATCTTCTTGAGTCGGGGTTTACGCGCAACCCTCTCCAAACCCCACTTAGTGAAATTACACTGGCATATTGGTGTATCTAGAGTCTACTGGAAATTTAGGACTcttacatacatacatatatgtagACGATTATTTTGGGCTCAAACGTGAAGAGCAATTAGAGAATATTACCCTACGAATTACATTCTCTGCTATTCAACGAGGAGAAAAACAACAACTATATTGCATACGTGACAGTCAAAAAGAATTACATTAAAAATTGGAAATAATATAtaactaaattttaatttcaaattaattgaaattgaCTATGTCAATAATCGAAAATCATAACTACGCCTCAGtttcatattaattgttattttattatttttcattataaaagCCTTCTGAACGATTAAAAATGGGGTTTGACTTGACCCCTATCGATTTATTGATACGAAAAGAAGTAcaacatatatgtaaattaaataGTTCACTAGATATTAAGGAATGACATTTCATTCTTtacaaaataagaagaagacacATGAAAAACTGAGAAATTATtcagcaaaaaaataaataaaattcaaaattttataagcGTTTTAAAGTAGCACCACATCATAacacttcaaatatttaaagtGTCACAGGAGGAAGTAGCCACTTAGAGCCTTCAATATAAGCCAGGGAAATAAAAGGTTTTGCCTCTTCATCAGttaatttctttgtaaatgGAACTCTTTTATCCAAAGTTGCTCCTGCTCCTTTGCACTTGTATTCTCCATAGTATACCGTGCTGAAAATAATAACgagtttaagttatatatattgatctaatatattgtttttgtttaattatataaattactaATATAATGACATGCATTGGTACTAGAGCTATCAAACTGGATTGGTCCAACCCAACACAATCCAATATTAATGGGTTAGAGATTTAAATGAGTTGGACGAGCTGAACCTTTTAATTAAAGGGCCTATAAAAAGCAGCCCAACCCAGTCCTAAATGGGCCACGAATTGAGACGGGTAACCCTTCAACCAAAAATTGAACAATATTATATCGAACTTTGACGTCTATGAACACGaaaatacatacaaaattttatttatgaatcacacattttgatgaattttacaaaattacattTATGAATCACACATTTCGATtaatacttacaaaaatacataatagtcAACATAAGATTTAGCGAAAAAATATTGATCATGTCATCATTCCTCCCAAAAAAAACCTAGCCAATgtaaaagatttgattttttatttttaaaaatatttattgataaaaactttACAAAGAAAgcatatatatagtatttttgATTATTCATAGCCTACGAATTGGCTCTGAGACTTGCGGGTTGAGCCTACCAGACTAGCGGACTAATGAGACTGAGCTAAAAAGTCTCGTTACCAAATAGGCCCAAAAATAAGGCCCAACTCCACTTAATTCATACGTTGGATTGGTAGGGTTGAACTAGTAAACAAACTCATTTTGACAACTCTAATTGATATCATAGTCATTAATATTCGTTCCTATCAACATATATGTCTATCTTTTTGTAACTCGattataaaagaaagaagagttttaatttttatatacgAACATACCTGCCAAATTCTTTTTTGCCAAAATCAGACCATCCTTCAGGGTGAATAACATCAGTCATATCAGTATATGAGAAAACAACTTTAGAGTATTGTTTCCATGCCCTTCCTAAATATGCTGTATTTCCAGTACCAGTAATCATACAATGTACAAAAGAAAATCCACTGTCAAAATTTTCTACTGCCCTTGCTTGTGCTGTCACCATTGCCATTGGATCCCCTGGAATTACATGTGTCTCTGTATTCTATattttccacaaaaaaaaataataataataatattattcgcgatttttttaatatgtcattaaattatcataaatgACTTATCTATGCTACTCTTTAATAATTGAGCATATAGATATACTATCGCTATGACGTATATGAACACAGATAGGTAAGATCAATAATGGTATAATCAGAATTTTTACTCATGAAATTTAGAATATtaaaaagcaagaaaataaaaagtcgAAGGAATTCACTATATACTATATAGacataaaagataattttaactGAGTCTATATCAGTATAGTTTGTAAACAAACCCCCCTTCTGGTACCCTAACTCCGCCCCTAAGGAGGGATCCACCTATGTTTCTATGTATTTATTAAGTTATATCAAGAGTATTCaacaatttatacatatatgcaAGAAAATAGtacttaatatttttacttagtgtaaaagataattttaactGGTCTATATTCGTATAGTTTGTAAACAAACCCCCCTTCTGGTACCCTAACTCCGCCCCTAGGGAGGGATCCACCTATGTTCCTATGTATGTATAAGTTATATCAAGAGTAttcaacaatttatatatatacgcAAGAAAGTAGtacttaatatttttactttagtATAATATTTCAACTAACGGGATTCAATTGGACTCCCTTGTACCCCTACTTTTTGACAAAAGGAGATTTCATATGAAATGATTTCGATCATGTttgaatttatcaaatttaaattgattacTAATTCGActatgaattaaaaaatatttataattaccAGATACAAGGATTTGCCATTTCCAAAGATGAAATCAACAGTGCCTTCAATATAACAATCTTTAAAGAAATGTTTTCCACTATCATCACAAAAAGTGTCTTGAAATCCAAACATTTTACAATTATACAACGAGGCTTTATCTCCTCCTGTCCTCAATGCTGCTGCTTGAGCTTTGTCACTTTTCCCATCTGGTCTTGGTGCTGTAttctacaaaaataaataaaaataataaaaaaatttaaaaaaattaattatgtccTATTGATATATATCGAAAAAACTAACGAATTCTTTTAATGTATTCGATTTTTTTTCCCAATTAGTTTCACTATAGCCCTCATTGCTTTAGCTAACTAATTGCTATCATTTTCAAGTGTGATTTCTATGTTATGTTATGATCGCGCCTAAAAAAGATTTAGGACATGTTCAGTGGGTCCAACTTCTTGAATATAGTgtcaacatgaaaaataaaataaaatagagcaCCTCTTCACATATCAAAGAACTGTGATGTCACATATCACCCCTTTTATTTTGGGATGATGGAGGGATCGTATCAAACGAGTATATCTTGTCGATTGAATaatgttctttttcaaaaatagtttTCCCATCTGTTAAAGCTTGAAGAATTCCTAAAGGGCCAACATATTTAGATCTGATATATTGTATCATAATGCATCTTCACAGATCAAGAACTGTGAGATCACCCCTTGTATTTTGGGGTGATGGAGGGATCGTATCAAACGAGTATATCTTGTCGATTGAATgatgttctttttcaaaaatagtttTCCCATCTGTTAAAGCTCGAAGAATTCCTAAAGGGCCAACATATTTAGATCTGATATATTGTATCATAATGCATCTTCACAGATCAAGAACTGTGAGATCACCCCTTGTATTTTGGGGTGATGGAGGGATCGTATCAAACGAGTATATC
This DNA window, taken from Solanum lycopersicum chromosome 5, SLM_r2.1, encodes the following:
- the LOC101244375 gene encoding pectinesterase 1-like, whose protein sequence is MAGKNTIFVVETIIITFLLLNIIEVFSDDLVPIPADKSQLNSWFEANVKPLDARKDTLDPALVAAEANKTIIKVRTYGSGDFKTITEAVKSIPEGNKKRVIIWIGSGNYTEKIKIERTKPFVTLYGDPKNVPNIIFHGTAQEYTTVDSATVIVESEYFSAVNINFVNTAPRPDGKSDKAQAAALRTGGDKASLYNCKMFGFQDTFCDDSGKHFFKDCYIEGTVDFIFGNGKSLYLNTETHVIPGDPMAMVTAQARAVENFDSGFSFVHCMITGTGNTAYLGRAWKQYSKVVFSYTDMTDVIHPEGWSDFGKKEFGSTVYYGEYKCKGAGATLDKRVPFTKKLTDEEAKPFISLAYIEGSKWLLPPVTL